In one window of Pseudomonas putida DNA:
- the terL gene encoding phage terminase large subunit, producing MPNEPEKKVSLLVFFLIWSKRMRWEVPDIHVRALIWLEAKGSLAVLRCFRGFGKSTILAIYNAWRYYRNPTFRILHQSEADGTAYKTSRDTQNVIRNHPLTRHLLPPNQGTVEQWWVEGAADFRNASMFAKGILSNVTSARADECQNDDVEVPRNIQTPEAREKLRYRLGEQTHILVPGGSKLFIGTPHTHDSLYDELEAMGADCLTIRMFADEHRIELAKDTTYAVPFRPEVVFSGIGKLARVLVEDKDYRYADGTLEFLEAPGTLIDCYAGSAWPNRFDMVELEKRRRETRTINEWDSQYQLHSKPVTEVRLDPARMIPYDLEPEIRYANGECAMYLGNIQIVGAAAYWDCSLGKIKSDASAFSLILTDARGQLYWQVCKALEGEIATFDEATSRITGGQVQQVRDLVIKYQIPRVVVETNGPGGFVPTILRQALKGTGCGVGEEHSSTNKQKRILDALESPLSARFLWAHVSVLRGPLWDQMRDFNPALTDQDDDFIDSGAGAIAQTPVRIGRIVGKPTEARQDHWRTNAGVHEVQVDY from the coding sequence ATGCCCAATGAGCCGGAGAAGAAAGTAAGCCTGCTGGTCTTCTTCCTGATTTGGTCAAAGCGGATGCGGTGGGAGGTGCCGGACATTCACGTCAGGGCACTGATATGGCTGGAGGCCAAAGGGTCTCTGGCCGTTTTGCGTTGCTTCCGGGGCTTCGGCAAGTCCACCATCCTGGCGATCTACAACGCCTGGCGGTACTACCGGAACCCAACGTTTCGCATCCTGCACCAGTCCGAGGCCGACGGCACGGCCTACAAGACCAGCCGCGACACGCAAAACGTCATTCGCAACCACCCGCTTACCCGCCACCTGCTGCCGCCCAACCAGGGCACAGTCGAGCAGTGGTGGGTTGAGGGCGCCGCCGACTTCCGGAACGCCTCGATGTTCGCCAAGGGCATCTTGTCGAACGTCACCTCGGCCCGTGCTGACGAATGCCAGAACGATGACGTGGAGGTGCCACGCAACATCCAGACGCCCGAGGCGCGGGAGAAGCTTCGGTACCGGCTGGGCGAGCAGACACACATTCTGGTGCCGGGCGGCAGCAAGCTATTCATCGGCACACCCCACACCCACGACAGCCTGTACGACGAGCTGGAGGCGATGGGCGCGGATTGCCTGACCATCCGCATGTTCGCCGACGAGCATCGCATCGAGCTGGCCAAGGACACGACCTATGCCGTGCCGTTCAGGCCCGAGGTGGTGTTCTCCGGCATCGGCAAGCTGGCGCGTGTGCTGGTGGAGGACAAGGACTACCGCTACGCTGACGGCACCCTGGAGTTCCTGGAAGCCCCTGGAACCCTGATTGACTGCTACGCCGGCAGCGCCTGGCCCAACCGATTCGACATGGTGGAGCTGGAGAAGCGCCGCCGCGAGACCCGGACAATCAACGAATGGGACAGCCAGTACCAGTTGCACAGCAAGCCAGTGACCGAGGTTCGTCTCGACCCGGCGCGCATGATCCCGTACGACCTTGAGCCGGAGATTCGCTACGCAAACGGCGAATGCGCCATGTACCTGGGCAACATCCAGATTGTCGGCGCTGCCGCCTACTGGGATTGCTCACTGGGCAAGATCAAGTCCGATGCGTCGGCGTTCTCGCTGATCCTCACCGACGCGCGCGGCCAGCTGTACTGGCAGGTGTGCAAGGCCCTTGAGGGTGAGATCGCCACCTTCGACGAAGCAACCAGCAGGATTACAGGTGGCCAGGTCCAGCAAGTTCGCGACCTGGTGATCAAGTACCAGATTCCGCGCGTTGTGGTGGAGACAAACGGCCCGGGCGGCTTCGTGCCCACCATCCTGCGCCAAGCGCTCAAGGGCACCGGCTGTGGGGTAGGGGAAGAGCACAGCAGCACCAACAAGCAGAAGCGCATTCTCGACGCACTGGAGTCCCCCCTTTCTGCCCGCTTCCTGTGGGCTCACGTCTCTGTGCTGCGCGGTCCGCTGTGGGACCAGATGCGCGACTTCAACCCAGCGCTCACCGACCAGGACGATGACTTCATCGACTCCGGTGCCGGCGCAATCGCCCAAACCCCTGTGCGCATTGGCCGGATAGTCGGGAAACCGACAGAAGCCCGGCAGGACCATTGGCGCACCAACGCGGGCGTGCACGAGGTGCAAGTCGACTACTAG